One region of Trichoderma breve strain T069 chromosome 7 map unlocalized scaffold00007, whole genome shotgun sequence genomic DNA includes:
- a CDS encoding glycosyl hydrolases family 18 domain-containing protein, with translation MRTSTLAAAAVAVTGAMAKPRYLMYFDQWDTQNLPDRSVTAGVTHVTTAFAGTTLFTDGEQYEPFMPLDQIRALFDEGTKICMAIGGWGDTAGFSAGAKTKQTRRTYAKNVAATVKRLGYDCVDIDWEFPGGNGQDYIQTPNSEKVWEIDAFPLFLQEIKSAVGADIELSIAAPGRVEDMIGYTPENVAKINHIVDFVNVMTYDLMMRRMNTTTHHSGVANSLASVTTYIERGLSPSKINLGFAFYAKYFTTAPGVNCTTPVGCPTAVLEDAEGNDTGLSGAITFETSTYAGALEHAVANGIADEELGGQWWWDSEKEIFWTWDTAEFAARKFKDIVVPKGLGGVFAWALAQDSYDWSRFKAMQAGVKAMQPKLDIEVGITI, from the exons ATGCGTACCTCTACTCTTGCGGCTGCAGCCGTCGCCGTCACTGGCGCGATGGCGAAACCTCGATACCTCATGTACTTCGATCA ATGGGACACGCAAAACTTGCCCGATCGCTCCGTGACTGCGGGTGTCACCCATGTCACTACAGCTTTCGCCGGAACGACCTTGTTCACTGATGGCGAGCAGTATGAGCCATTCATGCCATTGGACCAGATCCGTGCTCTTTTCGACGAGGGCACCAAGATTTGCATGGCTATTGGTGGATGGGGAGACACGGCTGGCTTCAGTGCTGGTGCCAAGACGAAGCAGACACGCCGAACATATGCTAAGAATGTCGCTGCTACGGTCAAGAGACTGGGCTACGACTGCGTTG ACATTGACTGGGAGTTCCCGGGTGGAAACGGCCAAGATTACATCCAGACTCCCAACTCGGAAAAGGTCTGGGAGATTGATGCTTTCCCGCTCTTCCTCCAGGAGATCAAGAGTGCCGTTGGAGCAGATATTGAGCTGTCTATTGCTGCCCCGGGGCGAGTCGAGGACATGATTGGCTACACGCCCGAGAATGTGGCCAAGATTAACCACATTGTCGACTTTGTCAAC GTCATGACTTACGACCTCATGATGCGTCGTATGAACACAACCACCCACCACTCGGGAGTCGCCAACTCTCTCGCCTCCGTCACCACTTACATCGAGCGCGGCCTGTCCCCCAGCAAGATCAACCTCGGTTTCGCCTTTTACGCAAAGTATTTCACCACTGCACCCGGCGTCAACTGTACCACTCCCGTTGGCTGCCCAACCGCCGTGCTCGAGGATGCCGAAGGCAACGACACCGGCCTTTCCGGTGCCATCACCTTTGAAACATCGACTTATGCCGGCGCTCTCGAGCACGCCGTCGCCAACGGGATCGCAGACGAGGAACTGGGTGGACAGTGGTGGTGGGATTCTGAGAAGGAAATCTTCTGGACGTGGGATACGGCGGAGTTTGCTGCTCGCAAGTTCAAGGACATCGTCGTGCCGAAGGGACTGGGTGGTGTTTTCGCATGGGCGTTGGCGCAGGATAGCTATGATTGGAGTCGGTTCAAGGCGATGCAGGCTGGAGTCAAGGCTATGCAACCCAAGTTGGATATCGAGGTGGGCATTACGATCTAA
- a CDS encoding peroxisomal membrane anchor protein (Pex14p) conserved region domain-containing protein has protein sequence MAIREEIVASAVILQDPSVATSSVENKISFLRTKNLTQEEIDAAIARAGGGSGAVAPRAPYAGAPQGPQGPPQQYYQSYPQYAWQPPASTQRDWRDWFIMATVVGGVSYGLYSLGKRYVYPLVAPPTPEKLEQDKKSIEEQFDKAFALVEQLSKDTEALKDAEKQRTERLDITLADLDTIMTELKSANKRREDDAQRIRDEVQSLKDAIPRAMNNQKELTDNRLAEINTELASLKTLVSQRMNANSNNSMSSGYFRGNNGVNGVNGSNGVNGTSGAASPTTAPGQSVTPPPIDSAAEASGTPKPDAGKGPAQNRFNRASGLSVGSGAKASIPAWQMAMANQNAGSAGSSSGKEPEKATTEAAASSS, from the exons atggcgatACGCGAGGAAATCGTGGCGTCTGCAGTAA TTCTGCAAGATCCCAGTGTTGCCACCTCGTCCGTCGAGAACAAAATCTCGTTTCTTCGAACCAAGAATCTGACAcaggaggagattgatgCCGCCATTGCCAGAGCTGGgggcggcagcggcgcgGTAGCTCCCAGGGCTCCCTATGCTGGCGCGCCCCAGGGTCCTCAGGGTCCTCCTCAGCAGTATTACCAATCCTACCCCCAGTATGCGTGGCAGCCGCCTGCATCAACACAACGGGATTGGAGAGATTGGTTCATCATGGCAACCGTGGTTGGGGGAGTCAGCTATGGTCTGTACTCATTAGGCAAG CGTTATGTATACCCCCTCGTAGCGCCACCTACCCCTGAAAAGCTGGAGCAGGACAAGAAGTCGATCGAGGAGCAGTTTGACAAGGCCTTTGCCCTGGTTGAGCAGCTGTCCAAGGACACAGAGGCACTAAAGGATGCCGAGAAGCAGCGGACAGAACGACTGGACATTACACTGGCAGACTTGGACACGATCATGACGGAGCTGAAATCAGCAAACAAGCGCCGCGAAGACGACGCGCAGCGCATTCGCGACGAAGTACAGAGCCTCAAGGACGCCATCCCTAGGGCCATGAACAACCAAAAGGAGCTCACCGACAACCGACTTGCCGAAATCAACACTGAACTTGCCAGCCTCAAGACTCTTGTGTCACAGAGGATGAATGCTAACTCAAATAACTCTATGTCGAGCGGCTACTTCCGAGGCAACAATGGAGTCAACGGTGTCAACGGATCGAATGGCGTCAACGGAACTAGCGGGGCGGCTTCACCCACGACAGCACCCGGGCAATCAGTAACTCCCCCGCCCATCGACAGCGCTGCGGAAGCGAGCGGCACTCCCAAGCCTGATGCTGGCAAGGGCCCGGCTCAGAACAGATTTAACAGAGCGTCTGGCCTGTCCGTTGGCTCCGGAGCCAAGGCGTCAATCCCAGCATGGcagatggccatggccaaccAGAATGCCGGATCAGCTGGTTCCTCGTCGGGCAAGGAGCCCGAAAAGGCCACCACCGAGGCCgcggccagcagctcgtAA
- a CDS encoding ankyrin repeats (3 copies) domain-containing protein gives MSNPQNYTVGWICAIHTEYVAAQAFLDDKHEGPDYISSNDNNDYTLGRIGRHNVVIAVLPNGEHGLSSAASVARDMLYSFPNVRIGLMVGIGGGAPSLKHDIRLGDVVVGVPTNGKGGVIQYNFEKAIQGQEFEETGFLNQPPTLLRTAVGGLMAQYESDGNQIREAVKSAIAKKPRLRRKYMRPEVTTDRLYCSQIIHPLNNEADCGIICGDDLSNLTQRSNRDETDDDDPAIHYGLIASASTLMRNASLRDKLAKKDILCFETEAAGLMNHFPCLVIRGICDYSDTHINAKWQGYAAMTAAAYTKDLLYRIAPNRVKTEKKISNILSENLRDIAESHRDITGKHQEDLAKEKELEKQQKCHQLFRLTSNDKDTTYEWYKNRVEEMVKDTCLWFLNHEHYQEWLQQESGPLLVTADPGCGKSVLAKYLIDHDLIRKVESQFYSGYSSSSKNNLKYLLTCRPYEQITSRFNGLLQKFPNIRIPGEEESESISQEVNRVIIHRIKQLSAKKKFSAKISKYLEKKLQETTHRTYLWVYLVFDYLEENVFIKKTQKEIELIIKTHPKSINEAYEKILSKSQNEYMVRRALGIVLAASRPLTLSEMNIAMSINDTTQDNTTNTFDDLDLEDERDFKSRLRSLCGLFISIYHDKVYFLHQTAREFLLVDLESPAAIPSGLHWHNSITNRQAHNTLAELSSYYGHHTIVKLLVEKGADLEAEDNNDRTPLSWAAEKGYEAIVKLLVENGADIKARDRYRQTPLSWAAEEGHEAIVKLLIEKGASFKAKDKNGLTPLLRATINGHEAIVKLLVEKGANIRVKDEYGQTPLLWAAEKGYEAIVKLLVEKGANIEARNKFGQTSLLWAVEKGYEAIVKLLTEKGADLEAKDDTFGRTPLLQAIRYGRESIIKVLIEKGADIEAKGGKLDRTPLLRAVASGQEAIVKLLVEVGADIEAKDDQSGRTPLIQAAINGYETIVKFLIEKGADIEAIDDENGWTSLSWAINKGNEAIIKLLVETLKRKMMKEI, from the exons ATGTCTAATCCGCAGAACTACACTGTTGGATGGATCTGCGCCATACACACTGAGTATGTCGCTGCCCAGGCTTTCCTTGACGATAAGCACGAAGGGCCTGATTATATATCCTCCAACGATAATAACGACTATACGCTTGGCAGGATAGGAAGGCACAATGTCGTTATCGCCGTACTTCCGAACGGCGAACATGGACTTTCATCCGCAGCGAGCGTTGCGAGAGATATGTTATACAGCTTCCCCAATGTTAGAATCGGCCTAATGGTCGGAATTGGTGGCGGTGCTCCCAGCTTAAAACATGACATTCGTCTTGGCGATGTTGTCGTGGGCGTTCCTACCAATGGAAAGGGCGGCGTCATCCAGTATAACTTTGAAAAGGCCATACAGGGCCAAGAGTTCGAAGAGACAGGATTCCTAAATCAGCCACCAACGCTGCTGCGGACTGCCGTTGGTGGCCTAATGGCACAATACGAGTCAGACGGGAATCAGATCAGAGAAGCCGTCAAGAGTGCAATAGCAAAGAAGCCGCGGCTTCGGAGAAAATATATGCGACCCGAAGTTACAACTGACAGGCTCTATTGTTCACAAATCATTCATCCCTTAAATAACGAGGCTGACTGTGGGATAATATGTGGCGACGATTTATCAAATCTTACACAACGGTCTAACCGCGACGAAACTGACGACGACGATCCAGCAATCCACTATGGGCTGATTGCTTCAGCGAGTACACTCATGAGAAATGCTTCACTTCGAGATAAATTAGCGAAGAAAGACATTCTTTGTTTTGAAACAGAGGCTGCAGGATTAATGAACCATTTCCCATGCCTGGTTATTCGTGGCATTTGCGATTACTCAGACACACATATAAATGCAAAATGGCAGGGTTATGCAGCGATGACAGCTGCAGCATATACAAAAGATCTTCTTTATCGAATAGCTCCAAATAGAGTTAAAactgagaagaagataagCAACATTTTATCCG AAAATCTCAGAGATATTGCTGAAAGTCACCGTGATATTACGGGAAAACACCAGGAAGATCTAGCGAAAGAGAAGGAGCTTGAAAAACAGCAAAAGTGTCACCAGCTATTCCGCCTTACATCTAACGATAAAGATACTACATATGAGTGGTATAAAAACCGTGTTGAAGAGATGGTTAAAGACACATGTTTATGGTTCCTTAACCACGAGCACTACCAAGAGTGGTTACAGCAAGAGTCCGGTCCTCTGCTAGTTACAGCAGACCCTGGTTGTGGAAAATCTGTGTTAGCCAAGTATCTTATTGACCATG ACCTGATACGAAAAGTGGAAAGTCAGTTCTACAGCGGCTATTCAAGCAGCAGTAAAAACAACTTGAAGTATCTTCTCACATGCCGGCCATATGAGCAAATCACATCTCGGTTCAATGGCTTGTTACAGAAATTCCCAAATATCCGTATACCaggggaagaagaatcagAAAGCATTAGTCAGGAGGTGAATCGCGTTATTATACATCGGATCAAGCAGCTCTCGGCGAAGAAAAAGTTTTCCGCTAAAATCAGCAAATACCTGGAGAAAAAATTACAGGAGACTACCCACCGCACTTATCTCTGGGTATATCTTGTGTTTGACTATTTGGAAGAAAATGTTTTCATTAAAAAAACTCAAAAAGAGATTGAACTAATTATTAAAACACATCCGAAGAGTATTAATGAGGCATACGAAAAGATTCTTAGCAAGTCTCAAAATGAGTATATGGTTCGGAGGGCCTTGGGTATTGTCTTGGCCGCTAGTCGACCCCTCACACTCTCAGAAATGAACATTGCTATGAGCATAAATGACACAACACAAGATAACACGACAAACACTTTTGATGATCTTGATTtagaggatgaaagagacTTCAAGTCACGTCTCAGGTCTTTGTGTGGATTATTCATCTCTATCTATCATGACAAGGTTTACTTCCTCCATCAAACTGCTCGCGAATTTCTCCTTGTGGACTTGGAATCTCCTGCAGCTATTCCATCAGGGCTACACTGGCATAACTCTATCACTAATCGACAAGCACACAACACTCTTGCGGAGCTCT CATCATACTACGGTCACCACACTATTGTCAAGCTGCTAGTCGAGAAAGGAGCTGATCTTGAGGCGGAAGATAACAATGATCGGACGCCGCTATCATGGGCTGCTGAGAAAGGCTACGAGGCTATTGTCAAGCTGCTGGTTGAAAATGGAGCTGATATTAAGGCCAGGGATAGATACCGTCAGACACCTCTATCATGGGCTGCCGAGGAAGGCCACGAGGCTATTGTTAAGCTGCTAATTGAGAAGGGGGCTAGTTTCAAGGCCAAAGATAAGAATGGCCTGACACCGCTATTACGGGCTACTATAAATGGTCATGAGGCTATTGTTAAGTTGCTAGTTGAAAAGGGAGCTAATATCAGGGTCAAAGATGAATATGGCCAGACGCCGCTATTATGGGCTGCTGAGAAAGGCTACGAGGCTATTGTTAAGCTGCTGGTTGAAAAGGGAGCTAATATTGAAGCCAGGAATAAATTTGGTCAGACGTCGCTGTTGTGGGCTGTTGAGAAAGGTTATGAGGCTATTGTTAAGCTGCTGACTGAGAAGGGAGCTGATTTGGAGGCGAAGGATGATACATTTGGCCGGACGCCGCTATTACAAGCGATCAGATATGGTCGTGAGAGTATTATAAAGGTGCTGATCGAAAAAGGAGCTGACATTGAAGCGAAAGGTGGCAAACTTGACCGTACGCCGCTACTACGGGCTGTTGCAAGTGGtcaagaagccattgttAAGTTGTTGGTCGAAGTGGGAGCTGATATCGAGGCGAAAGATGATCAAAGTGGCCGGACGCCGCTGATACAGGCCGCTATAAATGGTTATGAAACTATTGTTAAGTTTTTGATCGAGAAAGGAGCTGATATTGAGGCGATAGATGATGAAAATGGTTGGACATCGCTGTCGTGGGCTATTAATAAAGGTAATGAGGCTATTATTAAGCTGCTGGTTGAGACATTGAAgcggaagatgatgaaagagATTTAA
- a CDS encoding glutathione-dependent formaldehyde-activating enzyme domain-containing protein, protein MTQSSCLCGANVITYEGTQELKFKCHCANEGKLTGASPFSLNFITSTDSLKVVKGELKTWGFVVDSGNFMTNHCCGECGSLLYRTSSGFPGKMAVKIGCVDDEEILKTFVPEVEIFTRNRPSWVPAVEGAVQNWTDFGTGEGPAVAVEAN, encoded by the coding sequence ATGACTcagtcttcttgtctctgtGGCGCAAACGTCATCACCTACGAAGGCACTCAAGAACTAAAGTTCAAATGCCACTGCGCCAACGAAGGCAAACTCACCGGAGCATCCCCCTTCTcgctcaacttcatcacctCCACAGACTCTCTCAAAGTCGTCAAGGGCGAGCTCAAGACGTGGGGCTTCGTCGTCGACAGCGGCAACTTCATGACGAACCACTGCTGCGGAGAATGCGGGAGCTTGCTGTACAGGACGTCGAGCGGGTTCCCGGGCAAGATGGCGGTCAAGATTGGGTgtgtggatgatgaggagattCTCAAGACGTTTGTGCCCGAGGTGGAAATCTTTACGAGGAACAGGCCTAGTTGGGTGCCGGCTGTGGAGGGCGCGGTGCAGAACTGGACGGATTTTGGGACGGGCGAGGGACCAGCGGTTGCTGTAGAGGCTAACTAA
- a CDS encoding FAD binding domain-containing protein — protein MERHKQAVTKIAAAVRGYFERGESYRIFHGSTNSTRPRPGPGHRAVDISALSNVLAVDRGARTALVEPNVPMDRLVEATLRHGLVPPVVMEFPGITAGGGFAGTAGESSSFRHGFFDETINYVEMVLGNGEVVQASPTERADLFRGAAGAVGTLGVTTLMELNLIEARKFVQTTYHRTNSVAEAAERVRAETQNPSNDYVDGILFSKDHGVVITGRLTDDKPAGRKTQTFSHASDPWYYLHVQDRTKNADAHTTPDAVTDYIPLAEYLFRYDRAGFWVGAQGFTYFKYVPFTGFWRWFLDDFMHTRMLYRALHASGESARFVVQDLAIPYDKAAEFVDYTTDEFGIWPLWLCPLKETPGPTFHPTCETETVAATDGSAVTKVVPKPMLNIGVWGWGPENHDEFITKNRALEDKLVQLGGRKWLYAHTYYSEPEFWQVYDKPWYQALREKYSATTLPSVYDKVRIDVEASRKERQMWKKSLKSRWPVGGLYGIWRSILTGDYHLHRNAEWKYKGDE, from the coding sequence ATGGAGCGCCACAAGCAGGCCGTCACCAaaatcgccgccgccgtccgCGGCTACTTCGAGCGCGGCGAGTCCTACCGCATCTTCCATGGCTCGACAAACAGCACGCGGCCTCGCCCCGGCCCCGGCCACCGCGCCGTCGACATCAGCGCCCTCAGCAACGTCCTGGCCGTTGATCGAGGCGCACGGACGGCCCTCGTCGAGCCCAATGTGCCCATGGACCGCCTGGTTGAGGCGACGCTGCGGCATGGCCTGGTGCCGCCTGTGGTGATGGAGTTTCCTGGCATCACGGCCGGAGGCGGCTTTGCGGGCACGGCGGGCGAGAGCAGCTCGTTCCGCCATGGATTCTTCGACGAGACGATCAATTATGTCGAGATGGTGCTGGGCAACGGCGAAGTCGTGCAGGCTTCGCCCACCGAGAGGGCAGATCTGTTCCGCGGCGCTGCGGGAGCCGTGGGCACGCTGGGCGTTACGACACTCATGGAGCTCAACTTGATCGAGGCTCGCAAGTTCGTCCAAACCACATACCACCGCACAAACAGCGTGGCCGAGGCAGCAGAACGTGTCCGCGCCGAAACGCAAAACCCCAGCAACGACTACGTCGACGgcatcctcttctccaaggaCCACGGCGTCGTCATCACCGGCCGTCTAACCGACGACAAGCCCGCCGGCCGCAAGACGCAGACCTTTAGCCACGCCTCCGACCCTTGGTACTACCTGCACGTCCAGGACCGCACCAAGAACGCCGACGCCCACACGACCCCCGACGCCGTCACCGACTACATCCCGCTCGCCGAGTACCTCTTCCGCTACGACCGCGCCGGGTTCTGGGTCGGCGCCCAGGGCTTCACCTACTTCAAGTACGTGCCCTTTACGGGCTTCTGGCGCTGGTTCCTCGACGACTTCATGCACACCCGCATGCTCTACCGCGCGCTGCACGCCAGCGGCGAGTCCGCGCGGTTCGTCGTCCAGGACCTCGCCATCCCCTACGACAAGGCCGCCGAGTTCGTCGACTACACGACGGACGAGTTTGGCATCTGGCCCCTCTGGCTGTGTCCCCTCAAGGAGACACCCGGCCCGACTTTCCACCCAACCTGCGAGACGGAAACCGTCGCAGCTACCGACGGCAGCGCCGTTACAAAGGTCGTTCCTAAGCCTATGCTCAACATTGGCGTCTGGGGCTGGGGCCCCGAGAACCACGACGAGTTCATCACAAAGAACCGTGCCCTCGAGGACAAGCTCGTCCAGTTAGGTGGCCGCAAGTGGCTCTACGCCCACACGTACTACTCGGAGCCCGAGTTCTGGCAGGTCTACGACAAGCCGTGGTACCAGGCGCTGCGCGAGAAATACAGCGCCACGACGCTGCCCTCCGTGTACGACAAGGTGCGCATCGACGTCGAGGCGAGTAGAAAGGAGCGCCAGATGTGGAAGAAGTCGCTCAAGAGCAGGTGGCCTGTGGGCGGACTGTACGGGATCTGGAGGAGTATTTTGACGGGGGATTATCACTTGCATAGAAATGCCGAGTGGAAGTACAAGGGCGATGAGTAG
- a CDS encoding ATPase family associated with various cellular activities (AAA) domain-containing protein produces MDPFINMSAQFPNGAVPNPQFALLNYFFPGFSMFTSALHTYLGIDLNFYIPLLVAIFGLNFVWSYFSTSAWAWIDEYLMSSFRVRTDDEIYNMLMLWISRQKFSQNSRRFLVNTDLYSRSSYVWGGSNDDSDDEDGDEEVSVDILGPKQTLHYTPSFGSHLFWYKGWPLFFERHQNQQQINFQSASEREELSISCFGRNPRLLKELLFEARQMYLKKDERKTLIYRSSSGTAYGGEPYWQRSMSRPNRPFSTVILSEKMKQDLIDDAADYLNPATRRWYANRGIPYRRGYLLYGPPGTGKSSLSLALAGYFRMKIYIVSLSSINATEEGLTSLFSNLPTRCLVLLEDIDTAAPTPSSGSNTGSGGRLSLSGLLNILDGVASQEGRLLVMTTNHIEKLDKALIRPGRVDMIVPFSLADKTMTESIFRAIYAPFESEISSNELALGSKSGTSTPKRVEPDEEAKQRWARQHAEISERIEVLSLQFATKIPEFEFSPAEIQGLLLKYKRSPEDAIEAADAWVIQTRKDKKEKELQEAEKRRKEQEEEEKKKKASEEDKKKESEDSTAKTEGSDQKESAETKSADAPKEPQSTGEGDADKGSEAKAETLEVAKDDKKNTASDSEYERV; encoded by the exons ATGGATCCCTTCATCAACATGTCGGCACAGTTCCCCAACGGGGCTGTCCCCAATCCCCAGTTCGCCCTCCTCAACTACTTCTTCCCGGGCTTCTCCATGTTTACTTCGGCCCTGCATACCTACCTGGGTATTGACCTCAACTTTTACATCCCTCTCCTTGTCGCCATATTTGGTCTGAATTTCGTATGGAGCTATTTCAGCACTTCAGCATGGGCATGGATCGACGAATACCTCATGTCGTCCTTTAGGGTTCGCACTGATGATGAAATCTACAACATGCTGATGCTCTGGATCTCACGTCAAAAGTTTTCTCAAAACTCTCGTCGTTTCCTGGTCAATACCGATCTATACTCTCGCAGCAGCTACGTCTGGGGAGGTTCAAACGACGatagcgacgacgaggatggagacgaggaagTTAGCGTCGATATCCTTGGACCAAAGCAGACTTTGCACTATACTCCCTCGTTTGGATCTCATCTGTTTTGGTACAAGGGATGGCCTCTGTTCTTTGAACGTCACCAAAATCAGCAGCAAATCAACTTCCAGAGCGCCAGCGAGCGAGAGGAGCTCTCTATTTCATGCTTTGGGCGGAACCCGCGTCTTCTCAAGGAGCTTCTCTTTGAGGCCCGTCAGATGTAcctcaagaaggatgagCGCAAGACTCTCATCTATCGCAGCTCTAGTGGCACTGCCTACGGCGGTGAGCCTTACTGGCAGCGCAGCATGTCTCGTCCTAACCGCCCTTTCTCCACCGTCATCCTGagcgagaagatgaagcaggatctgattgacgatgccgccgaCTACCTTAACCCTGCTACTCGCCGGTGGTATGCTAACCGTGGTATCCCCTACCGACGTGGTTACCTTCTCTACGGCCCCCCAGGTACCGGAAAGAGCTCGCTCagtctggctctggctggaTACTTCCGGATGAAGATTTACATTGTCAGCCTGAGTTCCATCAATGCCACTGAGGAGGGCCTCAcctctctcttcagcaaCCTGCCCACTCGCTGCCTTGTACTTCTTGAAGACATTGACACCGCTG CACCAACCCCGTCTTCTGGTTCAAACACAGGATCAGGTGGTCGCCTTTCACTCTCTGGACTTCTCAACATTCTGGATGGAGTCGCCTCACAGGAGggccgtcttcttgtcaTGACTACCAATCACATTGAGAAGTTGGACAAGGCGCTGATCCGACCCGGCCGTGTGGACATGATTGTCCCCTTCAGCCTTGCCGATAAGACTATGACTGAGTCCATCTTCCGCGCCATCTATGCACCATTTGAGAGCGAGATCTCTTCGAACGAGCTGGCTCTTGGCTCCAAGAGTGGTACTAGCACACCCAAGCGCGTTGAGCCAGAtgaggaggccaagcaaCGGTGGGCCAGACAGCATGCTGAGATTTCTGAGCGCATTGAGGTTCTCTCTCTACAGTTTGCTACCAAGATCCCCGAATTTGAATTCAGCCCCGCGGAGATCCAGGGACTGCTCCTCAAGTATAAGCGGTCTCCCGAGGATGCCATTGAGGCTGCGGACGCTTGGGTGATTCAGACTCGCAAGGataagaaggagaaggagttgcaagaggctgagaagcgacgcaaggagcaggaggaagaggagaagaagaagaaggcttcagaggaggacaagaagaaggagagtgAGGACAGCACAGCCAAGACTGAAGGCTCGGACCAGAAGGAGAGTGCCGAAACCAAGAGTGCTGATGCTCCCAAGGAACCTCAATCCACGGGCGAGGGGGATGCCGACAAGGGAAGCGAGGCAAAGGCGGAGACTCTCGAGGTGGCTAAGGACGATAAGAAGAACACTGCATCGGATTCGGAGTATGAGCGGGTGTGA
- a CDS encoding alpha/beta hydrolase fold domain-containing protein — protein MNDPPPQISARPAPTMTAKLTSNLRMLFILLSKLPLLTRVAILHVLKLSEPSKYVDLQSNLVVSLMRSVLTPANPHSISYTQKLTTRNEEIKGRIWISLYASPPPPETDIRDSLLNVMDSMRDEGVRGSSTRIPELIPVKAEWTGYRAAASKREPLPNISESAKYHQLMKECKEPTTVLYFHGGAYYLCDPATHRPLVKKLAKLIKGRCYSVRYRLAPQDPFPSALLDALVSYFTLLYPPPDAYHDAVEPEHIVIAGDSAGGNLAFALSQLILQLHHRDVDIQWFGEKRKVPLPAGVSCISPWVDITQSSPPWHVEDAHPFDYLPRLRPDFEARVPPCEIWPANPPRKFIYADDDLVAHPLVTLIMNRSWEGSPPVWMCTGWEILSYENKAFAMKLFADGVPLVFEEYQAMPHVFPMCLARAPSSRRCLESWANFVRCAIENPGAIEASATSITAQTLEETSLRFDELLEDRLEDIQAAVVKRAGVGVEKADVAARL, from the exons ATGAATgaccctcctcctcaaatTTCGGCTCGGCCAGCGCCAACCATGACCGCCAAACTCACCTCGAACCTCAGAATGCTCTTCATCTTACTCTCCAAACTCCCTCTCCTAACCCGAGTAGCCATATTACACGTCTTGAAGCTCTCAGAGCCATCTAAATACGTCGATCTGCAGTCCAACCTAGTGGTTTCATTGATGCGCTCTGTCTTGACACCCGCCAATCCACACTCGATTTCCTACACCCAGAAACTCACTACGCGCAACGAGGAGATTAAGGGAAGGATATGGATCAGCTTATAcgcctcgccgccgcctcccgaGACCGATATCAGGGACTCGCTTCTCAATGTCATGGACAGCATGAGAGATGAGGGCGTCAGAGGAAGCAGCACAAGAATTCCCGAGCTCATACCCGTAAAAGCAGAATGGACAGGATACAGAGCCGCAGCTTCGAAGAGAGAACCTCTACCGAATATTTCAGAGTCCGCCAAATACCATCAACTCATGAAAGAATGCAAAGAGCCCACCACGGTGCTCTACTTCCACGGCGGCGCATATTACCTCTGCGATCCCGCGACACATCGTCCTCTagtcaagaagctggccaagctAATCAAGGGAAGATGCTATTCGGTGCGATATCGACTGGCGCCGCAGGATCCGTTCCCGAGCGCGCTGCTGGACGCTCTCGTCTCATACTTTACCTTGCTGTATCCGCCTCCGGACGCCTATCACGACGCTGTGGAACCGGAGCATATCGTTATTGCGGGAGACAG CGCCGGCGGAAACCTAGCCTTTGCGCTATCGCAGCTCATTCTTCAGCTGCACCATCGAGATGTTGACATCCAGTGGTTCGGCGAAAAGCGAAAAGTCCCTCTGCCGGCGGGTGTTTCGTGCATCTCTCCTTGGGTCGACATCACGCAGAGCTCGCCGCCGTGGCACGTCGAAGACGCTCATCCTTTCGACTACTTGCCCAGACTACGACCTGATTTCGAAGCTAGAGTTCCTCCGTGCGAGATATGGCCGGCGAATCCTCCACGGAAGTTTATTTacgctgatgatgatttggttGCGCATCCGCTGGTGACGCTCATCATGAATCGTTCTTGGGAGGGGTCACCGCCTGTATGGATGTGCACGGGCTGGGAGATTCTTTCCTACGAGAACAAGGCTTTTGCAATGAAGCTTTTTGCTGATGGTGTTCCGTTGGTTTTTGAGGAGTATCAGGCCATGCCACATGTTTTCCCCATGTGCTTGGCTCGAGCGCCGAGTTCACGGCGTTGCCTCGAAAGCTGGGCCAATTTTGTTCGCTGCGCGATAGAGAATCCAGGGGCTATTGAGGCGAGTGCGACGAGTATTACGGCTCAGACGCTTGAGGAGACATCCCTGAGGTTTGATGAGCTACTAGAGGACAGGCTGGAAGACATACAGGCTGCTGTGGTGAAAAGGGCGGGAGTGGGGGTTGAGAAAGCAGATGTCGCAGCAAGACTATGA